CAATCCGGGCGAGGGGCTCGTCTGGGACGTCTTCGAGTCCGGCGAGATCGAGCGGTTCGACGACCTCCGGGAGGTCGAGGACATCTACAATCCGGACACGCCGATTCGGTCGGAGATCATCGCGCCGATCGGCACCCACGGCGTCCTCATGACCGGGTCGCTCGAGCCCCATCGGTTCGACGAGACCGACGTCGACCTCATCTCGACGCTCGTCGAGAACACTCGGGCGGCCCTCGACCGGGCCGACCAGGAGCAAGTCCTCCGGGAGCGGACCGCCGAACTCGAGCGCCAGACCGAACGCCTCGAGTCGGTCGCGAACGTCCTCTCGAGCGATCTGAAAGCCCAGCTATCGACCGTCGCCGACGCCCTCGAGAGCGACGGCACCGCCCGTACCGGCGCCGGCGGTGAGACTCACGAGGAGTGGGAGTTCCCGCTCGCGGAGGATTCCGTCGAGGCGACGCTCGATCGGGCCGAACGGCTCGTCGACGACATCCGCGAGTTCGCACGCAATGCCTCGACCGTCGGCACCCGCAGCCGGATTTCCCTCGAGTCGGCGATCGACGAGGCGCTGGAGCGCTCCCGACTCGATTACGACTCGGTCGTCGTCGAGGAGCCGGCGACACTGCGGGCCGACGCCGACCGGTTCGTCCACCTCCTCGAGACGGCGTTCGACGACGCCGCGGCCCGCGCCGACAGCGAGGTGACGATCCAGGTGGGGCTCGTCGGCTTCGAGAACGGGGAGCGTTCTCGCGGATTCTTCCTGCTCGACGACGCCGCCGAGATCCCGCCGGCCGCTCACGAGCGGGTCCTCGATCCGACGACCGAGACCGACGACGGGGCCGCGACCGACGGGCTGGGGCTGGCCCTCGTCCGGGCAATTGCCGAAGCCCACGACTGGGTGCTGTCGGTCGACAACGGCAAGAACGGCGGCACGCGACTCGAGGTCCGGGACGTGACGACCCTCGAGCGCGACGCCTGATCGGTCCGACTCCTGAAGACGCGTACTCAGTCCGATTCTTGGAGGATCGAATCCCGCGTGATATCCTGACAGAGCTGTCGATACCCGTTCTGCTCGAGGAGTTCCTCCATCGTGTCGTTGACCTGGACGCGAAGCACCGCGAGTCGATCCCGGAGCCGCGCGTACTCCTGGCTGGATTTGAGCTCGGCGTCGGTCTTCTGGGCGTCCAACAGCGCCTTCTTCGAGGCGAGCGCGAAGAACTCCTGCAGTTGTTCGTCGTAGCTCGCGCGGAGGGTGAGCTGGTCGACGATCCGTTGGAGCTCGTCCTTCGAGACGGGTTTGACCAGATAATCGTCGAAGCCCATCTCGATGATGTCGAAGTCCGGTTCGACGGCCGTGACCATCGCGACCCGGCAGTCGAGCCCGCGGTCGCGGATCGTCGTGAGGATCGTATCGCCGGACAGTCCCGGCATCCGCCGGTCGAGAAGGACGATGTCGACCGTCTCGTCGATGGCGTCGAGCGCGGCCTCGCCGTCGTAGGCCGTCTCGAGGTCGCAGGTGTCGCCGAGCCACGCGGCGTAGAGGTTCGCGAGATCGGGCTCGTCTTCGACGATCAGGACGGACGGGGTATCAGTGGCCATTGACGGATCCTCCGGTAGCGATTCGTGGAAGCAATTGTACCGGGAGTATATCAAGATACCGGCAGACCGCAGGAACGGAGCGACCTCCGACCTGACCCGACGGGCTCGAGACGGCCGGCTTACTCGAGTTCGCGCTCGATCGTCTCGCGTCGCTCGCGGATCGCGGCCGCGTCGGTCGCGATCGTTCGGTCGCCGACCGTCACCTCGAGTCGACCGTCGTCGGTCACCGAGCCGAGTTCGACGACGGGCGCGACGCCGTCGAACGCCTCGCGGGCCGCGTCGGGCGAGTCGGTCTGGATCAGGGTGCGCCCGGGCTGTTCGTGGAACAGCGCCGCCGCGGCGACCGTCTCGTCGGCCGATTCGGGGACGGGAATCGAGACCTCGAGGCCGGCGTCGTCGGAGACCATCTCCGCGAGGGCGACCGCGAGACCGCCGTGGCTGACGTCGTGGACCGCGCGGGTGGCGTCGTCGTCGGCCACGGCGGCGAGCGTCTCGATCAGGGCCGCGGGGTCGTCCGGGAGCGCGGGGAACCGATCGCTGCCGTCGAACTGCGCAAGGTACTCGGAGCCGCCGAGGCGGGCCTCGCCCTCGAGGCCGAGGTCGCCGACGAGCAGGAGGGTCGCGCCGTCGTCAGCGTCGGCCGTGACCGACAGCGGCGGCGCGTCGTAGCCGTCTTTCGTCCCGACCAGCGCGAGCGTCGGCGTCGGCGGGATCGGCCCCGCCACGGAGTCGTTGTACAGCGAGACGTTCCCGCCGACGACCGGCGTCGACAGCGTCTCGCACATCTCCGCGAGGCCGTCGACGATTCCCGTAAATCCGCCGTAGACATCGGGCTTTTCGGGGTTGCCGCCGTTCAGGCAGTCGACGGCTGCCAGGGGCGTCGCGCCCTTGGCCGCGACGTTCGTCGCGTTCTCGAGGGCCACCGCGCGGGCGCCCTCGTAGGGTGCGGTGTCGGTCCAGTTCGGCGCGGCGCCCGACGAAATCGCGAGCCCTTGCTCGGCCTCTCGAATCGCGATAATGGCCGCGTCGTCGCCCGGTCCGACGCTCGTGCGGACGCCGACCTCGTGATCGTACTGCCGGTAGACCCACCGCTTCGAGGCGGTGCTCGGACTCGAGACGACGGCGTCGAAGGCCTCCTCAAGGTCGACGTCAGGGATGTCGGTTTCGGGCTGTTCGGGCTCCTCGCTTGGGAGGTCGTTCATCGGCGCGCCCTCGCCGAGGAAGTAAGCGTCGACGTCGACGACGGTCTCGCCCTCGAAGGTGCAGGTGTAGTTGCCCTCGGTGACCTCGCCGATGACCGAACAGCCGAGGTCGAACCGCTCGGCGATCTCCGCTACGCGATCGACGTTCTCGGGCTCGACCTCGTAGCACATCCGCTCCTGGGACTCAGCGAGCAGGATCTCGAGGGCGTTCATGTTCGGTTCGCGCTGGTGGACCCGCTCGAGTTCGATCTCCGCGCCGAGGCTGCCCTTGGCGACGAGTTCGCTTGAGGCACCGCCGAGACCGGCGGCGCCGAGGTCTCGGGCGGACTCGATCAGGCCTTCGTCGACGAGTTGCTCGTTGGCCTCGATGAGCAGTTTCTCGGTGTAGGGGTCACCGACCTGCACGGCGGGTCGGTCCTCGGTCTCGGCGTCCTCCGCGAGGTCCTCGCTGGCGAAGGAGGCGCCGCCGAGGCCGTCGCGACCGGTGCCGTTCCCGACGAGGACGAGTTTGTTGCCCGGCTCCTGCGCTTTGGCGGTGACGAGTCGCTCCTCGTTCGTCAAGCCAACGCAGGCGACGTTCACGAGCGGGTTCCCCTCGTAGTCGGGGTGGAAGTCGGCGCTGCCCGCGACCGTGGGCACGCCGATGCAGTTCCCGTAGTGGCTGATCCCCTCGACGACGCCCTCGAGGAGGTACCGAGAGTGATCGGCGTCGAACTCGCCGAAGTACAGCGAGTCCGCCAGCGCGATCGGGTAAGCACCCATCGAGAGCGTGTCCCGGACGATCCCGCCGACGCCCGTTGCGGCGCCGTCGAACGGGTCGACGTAGGAGGGGTGGTTGTGGCTCTCGATACCCATCGTGATGTAGGTCTCATCATCGAGTGCGACGACCGCCGCGTCGTCGCCCGGCCCGACGACGACCTGCTCGCCCTCGCTGTCGAACGCGGAGAGAAGGGGTCGCGAGGAGCGGTACGCGCAGTGTTCGCTCCAGAGGTTCTCGAACAGCGCCGCCTCGGCCGGGGTGGGCTCCCGGTCCAGTTCCTCGACGACGAGTTCGCGGTCCGAATCGGCAAGACTCATTCACGTCAGTGGTGGAAGTCGGGGAGTAAAGGGGTTTCCATATACACGTTCGTGCATCGATTCGGCTGCGAGGGCGAGCGAGACCGAGCGACTGACGGGCGTCGAACGCCTCGAGCCGCCGAATCGCGCCGCTCGCGGATGGAGAAACCGATTTATGGCTCCCTCGCTACGATTGACGACATGAGCGATTCGGACGAGCAGGTCGAGCCTCGAGACACCCGAGACGTGATCATGGAAGCCACTTTTCGGGCGCTGAACGAGCACGGCTACTCGGACCTGCGAGTCCGCGATATCGGCGAGGAGATGGACCTCTCGCGGCAGGTTATCCACTACCACTACGATGGGAAGTACGACCTCCTGTCGTCGTTTCTCGAGTACGTCATCGACCAGTACGAGGGGAGCGTCGAGGTCGACGCCGACACGGATCCGCGGTCGGAACTCGAGACGCGGATCGACCGCTGTCTGTTCGGGCCGGAGTTCGATGACTTCACCCACTGGGACCGGATGAAGGTGTACCACGAACTGTACGCCCACGCCCAGAACGACGAGGAACACCGGGAGCTGTTCAACGAGCACTACGCCCGGCTCCGCGGGAGTATCGTGACGGTCATCGAAGACGGCATCGAGCAGGGCGTGTTCCGTGAGGTGGACGCAGAACTGATGGGACAGCACATCACCGACAGCATTCACGCGGCGCGAGAACGGCGGCTCTCGCTTGGGCACGAGGACGCGCCCGAAGAAGCGCGCCGGGCCATCCGCGAGTTCATCCTCGACTCGCTGTACCTCGAGTCATAGCGGTAGTTGGTAGCGCGATTTCTGTATTCAGAAATCAGATGAAACTGAGGTAGACGGTTCGGTAAGTACGTGTGCGAATATTTTGATTCTGTTAGCAATTCCCCCACGAGGGATTATCGTCTCTGAAAAGAATGTCTGTAACTTCCTCTTCGCATAGCAGAGAAATATTGATACAATCACTGGGTTCGCTCTGCTGATCGTCATAATCCTCAGGCAGAGAGAACTGCTCTATCCGTTCCGTCCCCTGGGCGGTGAATAAAATCGTGTATTGTGCGGGCTCAGACGGCCAGGATTGCTCAATGAGTTCGTAAGCACCCTGGTTAGATCCGTCATCGCTGTACCCGTCTAATTCGATCGTGTTCTGATACACCGTCGTTCCGTCTCGGTCAAGTCGGAGTGTGAGTGCTACAGGGTCCCTCTGCAAGTTCTTGATCTCGATGTTCCCAACTTGGATTCCTGTTTCAGAATTGAACGGGAGTTTCCCGGCACACCCAGCTACGCCGGCGATTCCCAGTGTCGCAAGAAGATGACGGCGGGACCCAGAGATATATTCCATATGAACAGTTCGTGGAATCCACACATAAACGTACTGCTGAGATTGTTACGTGCGTAACCGATACTAAACACGAATCTCGAGGACAACGTTGAGGGAAAAGTCAGATCAACAACTACTGATGGCGCTGCTGGTGTCGGGCGTCGAAAAATCGGCGTCTCGAGATCGGTCGTCGTGGTGCCGGCTTACAGTTCCGGCACGTCGGACGGCATATCGAAGTCGTGGTAGTACTCGCCCTTCTCCTTCGAGAGGATATCGAGGACGGCGGCGGCGCCGTCGCCGGCCGCGATGACCGCTTGCCACTTCTCCGCGCGACCCATCGCGCCGGTCGCGTACACGTTCTCGACGGTCGTTTCCATATCGACGTTCACGTCGACAACCTCTTCGTCGGTGAACTCGCAGCCGAGGTCCTCGGCGAGGCTCCGGTCGCCGCCGGTCGCGAGGACGACGTACGCCGCGGAGTACTCGTCTTCCTCGGTCCGCACGACGAATCCGTCGTCGGTCTCCTCGACGTCGGTCACTTCCTCCTCGTGCAGCGTCGCGCCGCGGTCGCGGGCCTGTCCGCGGGAAATCTGGAGGAATTCGTCGCCGCTGATGCTGCGAACCGCGGGGTAGTTGAAGAGGTGCGCCTTGTGCATCCACGACTCGTCCGTGTCGAAGGCGATCGTCTCGAGGTCGTTCTTCGCTGCGTACAGTGCGGCGCTCAGGCCGGCGGGGCCGCCGCCGACGATAGCTACGTCTGCCATACGCGAAGAGAACGGTCACGCATAGAAGTATTTTACCATCTGGTAAAACGCGATCGACGCGGGCTCGTCACTGCTTAGAGGACGAACGGACCGCGCTGCCGGATCGCTTCGCCGTGGGGTCGCCCCGAAACGGCGACGACGCGAAGCGTCCCGTCGCTCCGGAGGTCGACGCTCCGCGCGTCGGTGACCGGGAGCACATCGCCCTCGGTGAACGCCGCCCCGTCGACCGTTCCCTCGCCGGCGACGCCGTAGAGGAATCCCGACCACCCGTCGGGGACGGTCCACGTCCACGCGTCGGCGACGGAGACATCCAAATATTCCATCGGCGTGCGGAGGTCGATCGGCGAGCCCTCGCCGATGACCGTCGTGATCGTCGTTCCGTCCTCGACGGACGTCGGGAGTTCGTCGGCCGTCGCGTCGACGTAGTCCGGTTCGACATCCTTCTCGGCTTGAGGCAGATTCACCCAGAGCTGGAGTCCGCTACAGCCCTGCCCGTCCGCGGGGAACTCGGAGTGACGGATGCCGCCGCCGGCCGTGATACGCATGGCGTCGTTCTCGTATGCGGTGTTCGCGACGCCAAGCGAATCCTCGTGTGCCATCCCGCCGTCGATCATATACGAGACGATCTCGAACCCGCGGTGGGGGTGCATCGGGAACCCCTCGTCGGGGTCGATGTAGAACCGCTCGAACAACACGAACGGATCGAGGTTGGACGGATAGCTGTTCGTCGGGAACGCGCGGTTCGAATTCACGCCCGTCCCGTGGCGGACGACTTCCCCGGAAATCGGGCCATCTGGCGTTCCGTGGGACTCGGGTGAGACCATACCTGCCATTCGTTTACCGACCGGTAAAACCTGTCGGAGGTGGGGGTTTGCTGCGAGCACACTCGAGTCGCACCCGCTGAGAACACGATCGCTACCGAATCGGTACTGACTCCACTCGCGTGCGGAGCGGTCCGCACTGTTCAGGGACACAACTCGCTCGATCGGTAGGCTAGCCGGCCGTTGACCGGTCGGCAAAAGTGACGTTCTTGCTCGAAACGCTATCTTAGTCCTCGCACTCCTCGAGCCACGAGCCGGCCCAGCACTCGATCTCGTCGAAGACCGGTTCCAGGGACTCGCCCTTGGCGGTCAGGCTGTAGTAGGTCGCGATCGGGGCATCCTCCTCGAGACGGCGTTCGACGAACCCCATCTCGCCTAAGTCGTCGAGCACGCGCGAGAGGGTGCGGGCGTTCGCGCCGGTCGAGCGCTTGAGTTCGTTGAACCGCTGTTCGCCGGAGAGCAGTTCGTGGAGGACCGCGAGCCGCCACTGGGAGCCGATCTGTTCGAGCGATTCGATGACCGGGCAGGCATTGGGACCGTCGGTCTCGGGCGTCTCGTCGCGGGGTTGGGTTTGGGGCGAAGACATTCGCGTCGACTTTCGGCGCGGACCGCTTTAGCAGTTCGGGTTCGAACCAGCTAACACGACGTTAGTAGCTTCGGCGAGTGCACTCCACTGCCGGTGCCACCTGAAGAGATTATCCCGCTCGATCACTGAGGACCGATATGCAGTGGTGCGACCAGCCGACGAGACCGACCGGGAGTGAGGGCGTGAGGATCCGCGCCCGAACCACGGAGGCGGAAGTAGCGTGACCGACGACCCCCTCCCGGCCGAACACCTCTCGCCGCTCGCCGCGCTCGTCGACGAGGTACTCGCGGGCGTCGGCTACGAGGTGGCGGCCGCCACCGACGTCATCGACGACGCCGTCCCCGGCTACGGCGGTCTCTTCGACCCCGAGACCTCCCCGGACGAGCTACGTTCTGCGCTCGAAAGCCTGCTAGAGTCGGGACTCACCCGGCCACCCGTCCCCGAGTCGACGAGCGACGCGTTCGTCCTCTACGTCGACGGCAGTTCCCGCGGCAATCCCGGACCCGCAGGTGCGGGCGCCGTCATCATGGACGCTACGGAGGACCAACTCGCCCGTCTCGGCCGCCCCGTCGGCTCCCGGACGGGGAACAACACCGCCGAATACGTCGCTCTCCAACTCGGGCTCTCCGAACTGTTGGCTCGCTACGAGCCGCGCAGAGTGGAAGTGCGCATCGATTCGATGACGGTCATCCGAGACGTCTGGGGTGGCGACGACCCGACGGAACCGGGCGTCGAGGGGTACAGCGAGGCCGTCGCGGCGGCGCTGGCGAGCGTTCCGGAACACCGGTACACGCACCTGGCCGACAGCGACCCGAACCCCGCCGACGCGCTGGCGACGGTGGGCGCCGATATCGCGGCCTTCGGACCGGGATAGGAGCGGTACGCCGCTTACAATTCGGCACGCGATTCGCGGCGGCTATCGGTGAGATCCAATCCCGCTCCGTCACCGACTCGACCTCTACCGATTGGTCACTCCTCGTTCGATTCGGCGACGCGCTCCTCGAGCAATTCCTCGAGTCGCTCGAGTGCGCGCAGACAGACGGGCGCGTAGCCGGTCGCAGTCGGGGGAAGTTCGAAGGCGATCCGACAGCGGTTCGCGCCGAGGTCGTCGACGCGGTGGTCGGCACCCGGCAGTTTGAGAACGCGCCAGCTCCAGCGCCGTTCCGCGGGGACGTACGCCGTGATGCGAAACGGGACCCACGCGCCGGGGATCCGAACGCGACCGCTCGTGTCGAGTCGGAGCCGTCGCTCGGTCGCCTCGACGCCGGTCACGAGAGGCGACCACTCCGGCCAGCGGGCGGTATCCACGAGCAGGTCCCACGCCTCGGCCGGGGGTGCGTCGACGACGTGCGAGACCTCGAGTCGCCGACCGTCGGGTGTTCGCGTCCGCCGGAGACGAGTCATCGTACGCGACGGTACGGCGGCCTCGGCAATGGGGTTTGCCCGGGACCTTCAGGGGCCACTAGACTTTACTGGGGTGGCTCCCTCCCTCGGGTAACGAATGGCGATACTCGAAGTCGACTCCCTCCGCAAAGAGTACGGCGGCTTCACGGCCGTCGAAGGCAGCTCTTTTTCAGTCGAGCGCGGCGAGGTGTTCGGCGTCGTCGGCCCCAACGGCGCGGGCAAGACGACGACGCTGAAGATGCTCGCCGGGCTCATCGAACCGACCGCCGGCGCCGCCGCCGTCGCCGGCCACATCCCCGGCGAACCCGCGATGCAGCGCCGACTCGGCTTTCTCCCCGAGGAGTCTCCCCTCTACGAGGAGATGACCGCGAACGGCTACCTCGAGTTCTTCGCGGACCTCTATGACGTCCCCGCCGAGGCCGCCCGCGAACGGATCGATCGCACGCTCGAGCGCCTCGATCTGGAACACCGGGATCGACGCCTCGGCAACATGTCGAAGGGGATGAAACGGAAGGTCGCGATCGCGCGGGCGCTGGTCAACGATCCCGACGTGCTCATCTTCGACGAACCCGCATCGGGGCTCGACCCCCTCACGACGAACTACATCATCGAGTTCACGCGCGAGCTGAGCGATGAGGGGAAGACGATCATCTTCAGCGCGCACAACCTCTTTCACGTCGAGAGCGTCTGCGACCGGATCGTCATCATGAACGACGGGCGGATCGTCGCCCGCGGGACCGTCGACGAGATCCGCGACGCCTACGGCGGCACGGAGTACCGCGTCTACGCGACCGTTGACGCCGGCGGCGACCCCGCTGTGGGCGAACCGGTCGACGACCGTCGCGACGGCGACACGGCGACCGAGTTCTGCCACGTCGTCGGCGATATGGCCGCCGTCGAGGCCGTCCGCGAGACCGTCGAGGGCGAGGGCGGTCGCGTGACCGATATCCAGACGAAGACGCCCAGCCTGGAAGAGATTTTCCTCGAGGTCGCCAGCGAACCGGCCGAGGATGGCGACGGTCTCGCGAGCGGCCGCCCCGACCGGCGAACCGAAATGGACGCCGCGGAGCGAACGGACGAGGGTGAGCCGACCGAGGACGCGGCGGAGGCGGAGACGTGAGCGACGAGACCGACCAGAATCCGGACCGTCGGTCGCGGCGTCGCCGACTCCGCGGCGCACTGGCGAGGACGGCTCGGATCTCCCGCTGGGAGGTCTCCCGGAGCGCGGGCACCGTCGATCGGAAGACGGTGCTCGTGCTGGCGGCGCTGGCGCTCGTCGTCGGCCTCGTGGGCGTTTCGGCCGCCGGCGAAGGGGTCGGCCTTGAGGACGAAATCTACGTCGTCGCGGTCGACGAGGACAGCAAGTACCACGACGTCGCCGTCGAGAGCGAGGCGTTCAGACCGATGCCACTCGACGAACTCGTGGTCGAGAGCGGCGACGAGGCCAACGCCGACGTGGTGGTGACGCGAAACGGCGAGCTCGCCCGCTACGGACCCCACGGAGAGGCCGCCCACGACGCGTTCGTCGAGGCGATCGACGCGTACAACGAGGAGCGCTTCCGCCAAGAGGCCAACGAGACGGCGGCCTACCCGGTCCACGTCGAACTCGACTACCAGGAGCGCAATTTCGACCGGACGAGCGAACAGGGCGAACGTGGTGGACCGTCGAACGGCGATTCTGACGGCGGGACCGGAACCGGTCCGGCCGAGAACGGAACCGGCGACGACTCGACGGCTGACGGAACCGGTGGCGAGGGCTCGAGCGACGACGGATCCGGCGACGCCACCAGTGGAAGCACCGACGGGACCGATCGGAACGACGGGGCTACCGATGACGGAGACGGCCGACTGCAGGTGCCGAACATCGGCGGCGCCGGCGGCGCAGTCGACGGAACTGTCGGGCCGCCAGGATCGATCTCACCGCCGTTTCCCTTCCAGTCGCTGCTGCTCGCGTTCCTGTTTGTCGTCCCGATGAACTTCGTCATCCAGGCCTACGGGAGCACGATCATGGACGAGCGGGTCAAGCGACGCGGCGAACTGCTGCTCGTCTCGCCGGCCTCGAGGCGCGAGATCGTCGCGGGGAAGACGCTACCGTATCTGCTGGGGCTGGTCGCCATCGCGGTCGGGATCACCGTCGCGGTCCGGGGTGGCCTCCTCTCGGTCGCCGCGGCGATCCCGATCGCGCTGCTGTTTCTCGCGGCGACGTTCGCCGGCGCGATGCTCGCCCGCTCGTACAAGGAGCTGACGTTCGTGACGGTCACGATCAGCGTCTTCCTCACGACGTACACGTTCATTCCGGCGGTGTTCACCGACGTAAACCCGATCGCGCTGATCTCGCCGCTGACGCTGATCGTGACGGATCTGCAGGGCGAGTCGGTCTCCCTCGGTGAGTACGTCTTCTCGACCGGGCCGTTCTACTGCAGCGCCGCGGTCTGTTTCCTGCTCGGGATCGGCGTCTACCGCGAGGAGGACATGTTTGCCCAGAAGGCGCTCCCGGCGAAGGTGCTCGACGCGATCGCGAGCCGCCTCCATAGCTATCGGAGCGTGGCCATCCTGACGATCCTGTTCATCCCCTTCGTCTTCGCCGGCCAGTTGCTCGCTGTGGCCCTGCTGTTCGCCGTCCCAGAGCAACTCGCCGTGCCGCTCATCGTCGTCCTCGCGGCGGCTATCGAGGAGGTCGCCAAGAGCGTCCACGTCTATGCCGGCTTCGTCCGCTCGCGGTTCGAGGCCTCCCTTCGCGTCGCCGCCGTCCTCGGCGTCTGCTCCGGCGCCGGCTTCTTCCTCGGCGAGAAGGTCACACACATCGTCCAGTTCGTCGGCCTCCCCGAGTTGACCGTCGGCGCCGCCGCCTTCGGTCCCGAGCTCTCGGGCGATCCGCTGCTGGCCGCGGCGGTCTTCCTCGCGCCGCTGGTCTTGCACGTCGTGACGGCCGTGATCTCGGCGATCGGCGCGAGTCGCAGTCGGATCGACTACGCGCTCACCGTCGTTCTGGCGACACTCGTTCACGCGATCTACAACGTGGGGGTGATCGCCCTTGTCGCGTGATCGCTCGAGCGACGACTCAACGCCGGTCCGACGCGGACCGAACCCGCCTGAACCGGCCGACGGCGGCGACTCCCGGTTATCCCTGCCGTTCGGCCCGCGCTGGGCCGTGGCCCGCCGCGAACTCGGGTCGCTGCGCTCCGAGAAGACGATCGTCCTCGCGCTGGCGATCCAGCTGGTCATCGCGGCCTTCTCCTCGTTTCTGGTCGTCGGGCTCGTCTCGCTGTACGATCCGGGCTCCGTCGACGACTACGACAATCGGGTCGCGATCACCGGTGCCGACGAAGCCGATATCGAACGGCTCAGCCAGCTCGCCACCGAACAGGACGGCCTCGAGCCGACGGCCGCCGAGTCCAGAGCCGACGCGTTCGCGGCCTTCGACGAGGGGCAGGTCGCGGCCGTCCTCGAGGTGACCAGGGACACAGACGGGCGACTGGTCGTCGACGCGACCGTTCCCGACGGGGGGCTGGAGACGACGCTGCTGATCGTCCAGCTCCAGGAGCTCCTCGAGACCCTCGAGCACGAGGAGCGACTCGCCAACGCCGACGCCCTGGAGGCGCCGCCGCTCGACGTCCCCGACGAGGTTGGCGCGAGCCCGTACCTCGAGTTCACCTACACGATCCTCGTCCCGCTGTTGCTGTTCCTGCCGGTGTTCATCAGCGGCTCGATCGTCGTCGACTCGCTGATCGAGGAGCGATCCCGCGGGACGCTGGAGCTGCTCCGAGTCAGTCCGCTCTCGCTCGTGGACGTGGCCGACGCGAAGCTTCTGACGATCGCCGCGCTGGCGCCGCTACAGGCGGTCGCCTGGCTGCTTCTTCTCGCGTTCAACGGGACGGTGATCGCCGCGCCGGCGGCGCTGATCGTTCTGGTCGCGGCGTTGGCGCTCGCCGTCACCGCGGCCGGGGCGGGCGTCGCGCTCGTCGCCCCCGACAGGCGACAGGCCCAACTCGCCTACTCCGGCGGGATCGTCGGCGCGCTGGTGCTGGCCACGTTGCTCCCCGAGCACCCGGCCAACACCGTCGCCAAGTTCGCCATCGGCAGCGCCACGGCGACGACGTGGCTGTCGCTGGCGACCTACTGTCTCGTCGCGGTCGGCGGCTGTCTCGCGGTCAGGGCCGGTATCGAGCGGCTGAACACGGACTCGCTCTGACCGTCTGTCGCCACGGCTCCGGCTCTCGGCGCGGTTCCGAATCCGGTTCCGATTCGCGCGGCAACCCGGCTATTGGCCGTGACGTCCGACGAAAAAACGATGAAACCGAACGGAAACGGCGATGGTGGCGTCCGGTTCAGTCGGAGCGACTGAACACGCGCTTGATCCGCGAGACGATCGCACTAAAATAACGTGAATCTAACCTGTGGCCCGCCGTGATGGTCGTCCCGGCGACCGTCAATTGCCCCGGTACGTACTGTTTTTTCGCCGGCGGCCGTTCGCCCGGTATGGAGTACACGACGCTCGGTTCGACCGGCATGGAAGTCAGTCGCCTCTGTCTGGGCTGTATGAGCTTCGGCTCGAGCGACTGGCGCGAGTGGGTCTTAGACGACGAGGAGAGCACGGAAATCATCGATCGGGCGATCGACCTCGGGATCAACTTCTTCGACACGGCGAATATGTACTCGAAGGGCGAGTCCGAGCGAATCCTCGGCGAGGCCCTCGAGGGCTACCGGGA
Above is a genomic segment from Haloterrigena salifodinae containing:
- a CDS encoding PAS domain-containing protein encodes the protein MTLRSVPIVDRVTDAFFALDTDFRFTYVNERAETLLKRSREELIGRVMWDEFPQTVETQFPDGFHRAMDEQVSVSFEIYHAQLETWFEARAYPSESGLSVYMRDVTDRKVQETTLAQHAAVVEAVNDAVVTLDRTREIVTVNDATETALGIDRSELVGEHVERLIDRAGITAEDAVEIGRAITDIDIGSAVERTVEVPFTDADGVDRIGEFRFVPIEDDVATVAAVIRDVTDRREYERVVTSLHEVTRWLLESDDPEEICAIAVHSGSDLLELPISGVWLLEEEKGYLEPVAGTAGAHDEFGGLPRFNPGEGLVWDVFESGEIERFDDLREVEDIYNPDTPIRSEIIAPIGTHGVLMTGSLEPHRFDETDVDLISTLVENTRAALDRADQEQVLRERTAELERQTERLESVANVLSSDLKAQLSTVADALESDGTARTGAGGETHEEWEFPLAEDSVEATLDRAERLVDDIREFARNASTVGTRSRISLESAIDEALERSRLDYDSVVVEEPATLRADADRFVHLLETAFDDAAARADSEVTIQVGLVGFENGERSRGFFLLDDAAEIPPAAHERVLDPTTETDDGAATDGLGLALVRAIAEAHDWVLSVDNGKNGGTRLEVRDVTTLERDA
- a CDS encoding HalX domain-containing protein — encoded protein: MATDTPSVLIVEDEPDLANLYAAWLGDTCDLETAYDGEAALDAIDETVDIVLLDRRMPGLSGDTILTTIRDRGLDCRVAMVTAVEPDFDIIEMGFDDYLVKPVSKDELQRIVDQLTLRASYDEQLQEFFALASKKALLDAQKTDAELKSSQEYARLRDRLAVLRVQVNDTMEELLEQNGYRQLCQDITRDSILQESD
- the purL gene encoding phosphoribosylformylglycinamidine synthase subunit PurL yields the protein MSLADSDRELVVEELDREPTPAEAALFENLWSEHCAYRSSRPLLSAFDSEGEQVVVGPGDDAAVVALDDETYITMGIESHNHPSYVDPFDGAATGVGGIVRDTLSMGAYPIALADSLYFGEFDADHSRYLLEGVVEGISHYGNCIGVPTVAGSADFHPDYEGNPLVNVACVGLTNEERLVTAKAQEPGNKLVLVGNGTGRDGLGGASFASEDLAEDAETEDRPAVQVGDPYTEKLLIEANEQLVDEGLIESARDLGAAGLGGASSELVAKGSLGAEIELERVHQREPNMNALEILLAESQERMCYEVEPENVDRVAEIAERFDLGCSVIGEVTEGNYTCTFEGETVVDVDAYFLGEGAPMNDLPSEEPEQPETDIPDVDLEEAFDAVVSSPSTASKRWVYRQYDHEVGVRTSVGPGDDAAIIAIREAEQGLAISSGAAPNWTDTAPYEGARAVALENATNVAAKGATPLAAVDCLNGGNPEKPDVYGGFTGIVDGLAEMCETLSTPVVGGNVSLYNDSVAGPIPPTPTLALVGTKDGYDAPPLSVTADADDGATLLLVGDLGLEGEARLGGSEYLAQFDGSDRFPALPDDPAALIETLAAVADDDATRAVHDVSHGGLAVALAEMVSDDAGLEVSIPVPESADETVAAAALFHEQPGRTLIQTDSPDAAREAFDGVAPVVELGSVTDDGRLEVTVGDRTIATDAAAIRERRETIERELE
- a CDS encoding TetR/AcrR family transcriptional regulator; the encoded protein is MSDSDEQVEPRDTRDVIMEATFRALNEHGYSDLRVRDIGEEMDLSRQVIHYHYDGKYDLLSSFLEYVIDQYEGSVEVDADTDPRSELETRIDRCLFGPEFDDFTHWDRMKVYHELYAHAQNDEEHRELFNEHYARLRGSIVTVIEDGIEQGVFREVDAELMGQHITDSIHAARERRLSLGHEDAPEEARRAIREFILDSLYLES
- a CDS encoding FAD-dependent oxidoreductase, whose product is MADVAIVGGGPAGLSAALYAAKNDLETIAFDTDESWMHKAHLFNYPAVRSISGDEFLQISRGQARDRGATLHEEEVTDVEETDDGFVVRTEEDEYSAAYVVLATGGDRSLAEDLGCEFTDEEVVDVNVDMETTVENVYATGAMGRAEKWQAVIAAGDGAAAVLDILSKEKGEYYHDFDMPSDVPEL
- a CDS encoding pirin family protein codes for the protein MVSPESHGTPDGPISGEVVRHGTGVNSNRAFPTNSYPSNLDPFVLFERFYIDPDEGFPMHPHRGFEIVSYMIDGGMAHEDSLGVANTAYENDAMRITAGGGIRHSEFPADGQGCSGLQLWVNLPQAEKDVEPDYVDATADELPTSVEDGTTITTVIGEGSPIDLRTPMEYLDVSVADAWTWTVPDGWSGFLYGVAGEGTVDGAAFTEGDVLPVTDARSVDLRSDGTLRVVAVSGRPHGEAIRQRGPFVL